One Candidatus Nanopelagicales bacterium DNA window includes the following coding sequences:
- a CDS encoding glycosyltransferase family 2 protein: MPAASVDVVLPCLNEALALKPVLRELPPGYRAIVVDNGSTDDSAEIANELGALVVSEPTPGYGAACHRGLVTATADLVAFCDADASMTLATLPALVEPVEAGRADMTLGRRVPTQTGAWPLHGRLANRFLAWRVRSVTGLTVRDIGPIRVARRQELLDLGVADRRFGYPLETLIRAGQAGWRVEEFPIDYEPRLGKSKVTGTVRGVARAVRDMSAVLADCKNMRPDMTPTASSAAESSV, encoded by the coding sequence GTGCCCGCCGCCTCCGTTGACGTCGTCCTGCCGTGTCTCAACGAAGCCCTGGCACTTAAGCCGGTGCTTCGAGAGCTACCGCCGGGCTACCGGGCGATCGTGGTGGACAACGGTTCCACCGATGACTCCGCGGAAATCGCCAACGAGCTGGGCGCCCTCGTCGTGTCAGAACCAACGCCTGGCTACGGCGCCGCGTGTCACCGGGGCTTAGTCACGGCGACCGCCGACCTTGTCGCCTTCTGCGACGCTGACGCATCGATGACACTGGCCACGCTACCCGCGTTGGTCGAACCGGTCGAAGCAGGCCGCGCCGACATGACGTTAGGTCGGCGCGTCCCCACCCAGACTGGCGCTTGGCCGCTTCATGGGCGACTGGCCAACCGGTTCCTGGCCTGGCGGGTGCGGTCGGTGACCGGCCTCACCGTGCGCGACATCGGACCGATTCGGGTCGCGCGACGGCAGGAATTGCTCGACCTTGGCGTGGCCGACCGCCGCTTCGGCTACCCACTGGAGACGCTCATCCGGGCCGGTCAGGCTGGTTGGCGCGTCGAGGAGTTCCCCATCGACTACGAGCCTCGACTGGGCAAGTCGAAAGTCACCGGTACGGTTCGCGGGGTCGCCCGTGCCGTGCGCGATATGAGCGCCGTGCTGGCTGACTGCAAGAACATGCGGCCAGACATGACTCCCACCGCGTCGTCGGCCGCGGAGAGTTCCGTATGA
- a CDS encoding NAD-dependent epimerase/dehydratase family protein encodes MRILVTGGLGFIGSHVTQAAIEAGHEVTVIDNRSLEEAASQPDCSDLADIFARRTVNVVQTDVRDHSGLAAELTGVDAVVHLAAKVGLGDGVRDAADYVSHNDLGTATLVAAMAETSIDRLVLASSMVVYGEGVAPCAQHGLVPPAARSREQLAGGDFEARCPTCGDTLGHHLVGEESPLEPANVYAASKVAQEHLGNIWARTTGGAAVALRFHNVYGRRLPRDTPYAGVAALFVSMLANGDAPRVYEDGGQRRDFVHVRDVARAVIAAAVAPVPGSAMPAYNIGSGHPRTVLELAAALSTATGGAPPVVTGEFRLGDVRHITASNQRAVSELNWAPEEHFATGMAEISHKGA; translated from the coding sequence CGTCATCGATAACCGGAGCCTCGAAGAAGCAGCCAGCCAACCCGACTGCTCAGACCTGGCAGACATCTTTGCCAGGCGGACAGTCAACGTGGTTCAAACCGATGTGCGCGACCACTCGGGACTCGCGGCCGAACTCACCGGCGTGGACGCCGTCGTTCACTTGGCGGCGAAGGTTGGACTCGGTGACGGGGTTCGCGACGCTGCCGACTACGTCTCACATAACGACCTTGGTACAGCCACCTTGGTAGCAGCAATGGCTGAGACGAGCATCGACCGCTTAGTGCTCGCTAGCTCAATGGTCGTCTACGGCGAGGGCGTGGCTCCTTGCGCCCAACATGGCCTGGTTCCACCTGCGGCCCGGAGTCGTGAGCAGCTGGCGGGTGGCGATTTCGAGGCGAGATGCCCCACCTGCGGGGACACCCTGGGCCACCACCTCGTCGGCGAGGAATCGCCACTGGAACCGGCCAACGTCTATGCCGCGAGCAAGGTCGCGCAGGAACACCTGGGCAACATCTGGGCTCGAACAACTGGCGGCGCCGCAGTGGCGTTGCGATTCCACAACGTCTATGGCCGCCGCCTTCCGCGCGATACCCCCTACGCGGGCGTGGCCGCGTTGTTCGTCTCGATGCTCGCCAACGGCGACGCACCGAGGGTGTACGAGGACGGTGGTCAGCGGCGCGACTTCGTTCACGTTCGCGACGTTGCCCGCGCCGTCATCGCGGCGGCCGTTGCGCCCGTTCCGGGTTCAGCCATGCCCGCTTACAACATCGGCAGCGGCCACCCCCGAACCGTTTTGGAGTTGGCGGCCGCCCTGTCGACCGCCACTGGTGGGGCACCGCCAGTGGTCACCGGAGAGTTTCGGCTGGGAGACGTTCGCCACATCACCGCCTCCAATCAACGCGCGGTCAGCGAACTCAACTGGGCGCCGGAGGAGCATTTTGCAACGGGTATGGCCGAGATCAGCCATAAGGGCGCGTAA